A segment of the Candidatus Brevundimonas phytovorans genome:
CCGAGGTTCTCGACGCGTTCCAGCAGAACGACCTTCATCTTACTTCACCACGTACGGCAGGAGGGCCAGGTAGCGGGCGCGCTTGATGGCCTTGGCCAGTTCGCGTTGCTTCTTGGCGGAAACGGCGGTGATGCGCGAGGGCACGATCTTGCCGCGTTCGGAAACGTAACGCTGCAGCAGCTTCACGTCCTTGTAGTCGATCTTCGGCGCGTTGGCGCCCGAGAACGGGCAGACCTTGCGGCGGCGGTAGAACGGACGACGGCCGGCGGAGCCGGAGCCGGCCGGAGCGCCCGGGGTGGGTGCGGTGGTGTCGGTCATGATCCGGTTCCTTATTCCGAAGCCGCAGCTTCGTCGGTGCGCGCGGGGCGATCACGATCGCGCTCACGTTCACGACGGGCCAGCAGGGGCGACAGTTCCAGGTCGAGTTCCTCGACGCGGACGGTCAACCAACGCAGAACGTCTTCGTTCAGCGACAGCTGACGCTCGACTTCGGCCACGGCGGCAGCCGGGGCGTCGATGGCGAGCAGGGAATAGTGAGCCTTGCGGTTCTTCTTGACCCGGTAGGTCAGGTTGCGCAGACCCCAGTACTCGATCTTGGCGACGCTGCCGCCGCCTTCTTCGATCAGAGCCTTGATGGTGTCGTTCAGCGCTTCGGCCTGTTGCGCCGAGATATCCTGGCGCGTCATGACCGTGTGCTCGTAAAGAGCCATGCGGTAGTCTCCCTTGTGGGCGTCGGCGTGAAACGGACCGGGTAAGTCCTGTCCACGATGGCTCCTGAAGCGGCGGCCGGGAGGACTTCCCGAACCCTTTGGCGTTCCGCATCAGGACCGAAGCCCTGGAAAGGCGGCGCGTATAGGGGAAAAAGGCCGCCAGAGCAAGGCTGACGCAAGGCTGGCGGGCCGTGTTGCCAGGCAAGGGCGAAACAGCGGAGGGTCCCAGCCTGACCGGAGACGCCGCATGACCCCATCCGAGCCTAACCCCGCCCTGAAAAGGCGCTGGTCCCTGATCGGGCCGGGGATTGTCGTGGCGGCGACGGGCGTGGGGGCGGGGGACCTGGTGGCGACCCTGATCGCCGGCTCGCGCTTCGGCTACGCCCTGCTGTGGGCGGCCATCATAGGGACGGTGCTGAAGATCGCCCTGGCCGAGGCCGTGGGGCGCTGGACCCTGGCCAGCGAGCGGACGATTTTTGACGGCTGGTCCAGCCTGGGGCGGGGGCTGCTGCCCGGCGCCATCGGCGGGCGGCTGAACTGGGCCGGGCTCTATTTCGGCCTCTATGTGGTCATCTGGGGCTTCGTCTATGGCGCGGCGGCCATGACGGCGACGGCCCTGCCGCTGGCGGCCCTGTTCCCGGTGCTGGACCTGAAGGCCTGGGGGATGCTGAGCGGGATCGCGGGGCTGATCTTTGTCTGGTTCGGCGGCTACGGCCTGTTCGAGAAGGTGATGACGGCCTGCGTCGGGGTGATGTTCGTCACCGTCGTCGGGCTGGCCGTGATCGTGACGCCGGATATTCCGGCCCTGCTGACCGGCCTGTGGCCGACCCTGCCGCAGGGATCGGTCTTCTATACCCTGGGCCTGATCGGCGGGGTGGGCGGAACCATCACCATGGCGGCCTATGGCTACTGGCTGAACGCCAAGGGCTGGAAGGGACCGGGCTGGATGGCGGTGATGCGGCTGGACAACCGGGTCGCCTATGTCGTCACCGGGGTCTTCGTGGTGGCCATGCTGATCGTCGGGGCCGAGTTGCTGCACGCGGCGGGGATCGCCCTGCAAGGCGGCGACCGTGGCCTGCTGGATCTGGATCAGGTGCTGAGGGAGCGGTTCGGACGGCCGATCTCCATCCTGTTCCTGGTCGGTTTCTGGGCCACCAGCTTCTCCAGCCTGCTGGGCGTCTGGCAGGGCGTCAGCCTGATGTTCGCCGACTTCACCGCCCATGTGCGGGGCAGGGCGGGGGACGAGGCGGTGCGCGGCGACCGCAGCCGGGCCTTCCGGGGCTATGCCCTGTGGCTGACCTTTCCGCCGATGGCCTTGCTGTTCATGGACCGGCCGTTCGGGTTGATCGTGGCCTATGGCGTGCTGGGCAGCCTGTTCATGCCCTTCCTGGCCGGAACCCTGCTGTGGCTGCTGAACAGTGACCGGGTGGCGAGGGAATGGCGCAGTCATGGGCTGTCGAACGCCCTGCTGGCGGCGGCGGGGCTGCTGTTCGCGGTGCTGGCGGGCAAGGAACTGGCGGGGCTGTTCTGAGGGGCGCATGGCGTCAGCAGGGATTGCAGGGCTACGGCTAGGGCCGACTTTAGAGCGGCGACCCTCACCCTTTTGCGCGGCCAATCGCCTTCGGCTCTTGGGCGCTCAAGCCCTCTCCCAGCGGGAGAGGGTTGTACGGTGCAATGAAAAAAACAGTGCAATTGGTGCAATGGGTGCAATCGGCGGGGTCTGCGATCCTCCCTTGCGAAGCGGGGGAGGGGGGCCATGCAAAGCATGGTGGAGGGGGCGAGGTCGGGCATAGGCGGCGAGAGTTTCAGGGCGGGCGTGTTGGGCGGAATGGCTCGAGAGGTTGTGACTGTGGCCGCCCCCTCCACCGCCTGCGGCGGTCCCCCTCCCCCGTGAACGGGGGAGGATTTAAAGGGGGCGGGGCTGTGACGGATCATGAGGCCATTGTGGCTCAGGTTTGGGTGGGCGCGCGTCGATGGGGGCGAGAGCGGTTCAATCCCTGTCATTCATGGGGATTGGCGCGTTCGGTTTTGCACAAGGTTTCGGCGCGAGAGGGCGAGTTCTTGCCGTAGGGGCGGGTTTCGCCTACGCC
Coding sequences within it:
- a CDS encoding Nramp family divalent metal transporter; amino-acid sequence: MTPSEPNPALKRRWSLIGPGIVVAATGVGAGDLVATLIAGSRFGYALLWAAIIGTVLKIALAEAVGRWTLASERTIFDGWSSLGRGLLPGAIGGRLNWAGLYFGLYVVIWGFVYGAAAMTATALPLAALFPVLDLKAWGMLSGIAGLIFVWFGGYGLFEKVMTACVGVMFVTVVGLAVIVTPDIPALLTGLWPTLPQGSVFYTLGLIGGVGGTITMAAYGYWLNAKGWKGPGWMAVMRLDNRVAYVVTGVFVVAMLIVGAELLHAAGIALQGGDRGLLDLDQVLRERFGRPISILFLVGFWATSFSSLLGVWQGVSLMFADFTAHVRGRAGDEAVRGDRSRAFRGYALWLTFPPMALLFMDRPFGLIVAYGVLGSLFMPFLAGTLLWLLNSDRVAREWRSHGLSNALLAAAGLLFAVLAGKELAGLF
- the rpsR gene encoding 30S ribosomal protein S18, whose translation is MTDTTAPTPGAPAGSGSAGRRPFYRRRKVCPFSGANAPKIDYKDVKLLQRYVSERGKIVPSRITAVSAKKQRELAKAIKRARYLALLPYVVK
- the rpsF gene encoding 30S ribosomal protein S6 translates to MALYEHTVMTRQDISAQQAEALNDTIKALIEEGGGSVAKIEYWGLRNLTYRVKKNRKAHYSLLAIDAPAAAVAEVERQLSLNEDVLRWLTVRVEELDLELSPLLARRERERDRDRPARTDEAAASE